AACATAGCCGCAAATTTTACTCTTATGTACTACtctatataataaataaaagaaaactttctttcaattattataatCATCCTTTTTCTGATGTTGCTTTTCACGCGGCTTCTCTAAGAAAGCCCAATTTAGAACCgctaatcatttttattttcaatgaaCAAAGATAGAAGATTATTCACTCAAGGTTTAATTTTGAGTTGGCCTCTAAAACACTCAGAGAAATTATTCACTCTTATTAGATGAGTCTTTTTTCTCTTATAGGAGGTGTAGACTCTACCTGTGGTCCCACACAAAGATCCACATCTCCTGTAAGATGAGGGAAAATGAAAAACGTCTCTAATGAAAGTGAATAAATTCTCGCTAAGACTTTGGTGATATATTTTCTAAGTCGCGCACATCAATTTAAACTCTAGTAGATCAAGATATTCAACAACGAGGAAGATAATTATATTCTTGTGATGGTCATGATACTCCACCTTCAACTTCAATGAGGTAATTGCCAAAAGATAAATTACATTTAATTAAAAGTCTTGGAGGAGTCTTTTATCTCTTATAGGAGGTGTAGACTCTACCAGAGGTCCCACACAGAGAGCCACATCTCCTGTGAGataagagaaaatgaaaaacgtCTCTAATGAAAGTGAATAAATTCTCGCTAAGACTTTGGTGATATATTTTCTAAGTCGCTCGCATCAATTTAAACTCTAGTAGATCAAGATATTCAACAAAGAGGAAGATAATTATATTCTTGTGATGGTCATGATACTCTCCACCTTCAACTTCAATGAGGTAATTGCCAAAAGATAAATTACATTTAATTAAAAGTCTTGGAGGAAAGCTACCAGAAACTGGAATCAAGGATAAAAAGATACCCAAATCTAATTCCTAGGCATGGAAATTAAGGGAAGCTTTCTTTCCACCTCCGCGCCATTTCTTTTTCGACCGTATAATTGGGACCCTTATTACGCGTTCTTAGATTATAACTTTAAGTACAAGTGCTTTTTGTGAATCGTAATCTTAAACTTTGAAAAAGAAGGCTATAAACATCTGTTAAAATGTCAATGGCTCTTGAAAAATTGATTCCATGCTACTGATGAAATTAATATATGTTAAGCATGGAATAACATAAAAATGACGCAAAGGCTTACATATgtaaatttatatgatttaaaattcattttaaagttttataccatagtaaaaacaattaaatccttttataaataaaattttatatataaatatatataaaattctaaacaatattacatCACTCAATGACAATAActtgatattaaatttatatttcgAAAATCCAACCATTAAATTACATCTATACTATCCATAAAAGAATTCCTCTCTTTGAACTGGACTTtaatgtggttcaaaaatacccttattaaTGAATGGTAACTTTTCTTAGAAATAgagtcataaatgtcaaataacaaaatttattttgattgcaaaaggaaaattcctaaaatttaggatttttttttcacgttcatctttttatttcctaaaatttagcattttttatttatttttatttgaataaaagtaaaacagcccaatttaaaaaaataaaaaataaaaaactaagagaactcctaaaatttatcCTTCTTTCCCTTCACtttcatcttatttttcctaCACAAACTTTTCTCTATATCACTACACCACTTTCAAACacacattcaaaaaataaattatagtttctgcttatctctaaagtttatccttctttttttttgaatttttttttttaaattataattgtgGGGACTATGGCCCAAAGTAACAGGTTGGGCCTTGGACCCGTCCAAGGACACCAGCCCATCCGAGGAGTTAAAGTGGCTTAAGCAATCTATGTTAAACATCActggaaacaaagaaaacaggtccgaggaggaatttctcctcggacactgAAAATCCGGAGCGAAAGGACATCCAAGCCACTGAAGCCCATCCCCTTAATAcgtgaaaaggaaggaaacacaaaatatctaagtaaaagctgccaccaccacattaaatgcactacagctactttcctggctgcattaatgtggagaagacccctgaatagtACTACCTTGGctactgcaactcacaaagaactgaaaGAGGTGTTTGATGGGACAGATGCTCAAGTGgaggtttggatgatcaacaagtgtaaagcccagatgataaGAAAAGACCTATATAATGTGTAGAAGCCCCCATAAGAGGGGGACGGAAAAAAGGAGGAGAGAGGACTGTAGCATGAAGAGGAAGGCTTTCCTTCTAATGTGGGACAACAAAAATTGCCTAAGGTTCCAACATGgtctagcccttggcctttgAAGCAAAAATTGTTCCCACAGTTACTAAtagagtaaaaaattttagaaaataagaagGATTTCAAAGGCCTTAATTCCTTGTTAGCAAACATAGATTGTCAATAACTACTACATGGTACATTAATCAAAGGGCTAAGAAGTTAGCACAGCTAAGCTTGAAACTTCTTACTTTGATACGTACAGCCAACTACTTCACTGGTATGGACGGTTAgcccctttttatttatttatttttttgatgggaacGGTTAGCCCTTTAGTCTAGTCATCTACTTTCATTAAGTGTGGTTTTAAGATcataaactattaattttttgtcataattttgaCATTTATTAAACTCTGAGTAGTTGTCTATCATTTATATATGAACCCATCACTTTTTCTTCACCACTCATACCCTTCCACGTCACAATTATGACAAAcaacactaccaaaaaaaaaaaatttgacaaacaACACATGCAAGTTATATAAAAGTTTGTAGTACTAGATTTTTTCTTCCACCAGTAATCCAACCGTtcatatatagttttttaattctttccaCAGCAATGAAATTTATGCATTCTAAAGTATTTTAATGCTAGtactttataaaataattaaacattaatGATATTTAACAGTCATATTACTAATGAAAATAAGTGACAAAACCAATATGAAAATAGAACCAAATATGAATGgtaaaaataagatttttgaaatgtaagtggtaaaaataaaaataattcaaaaaaagtgTCAAACGTGTATTTtagtaagtaaaagaaaagaagaagagaagaagaagaagaagtaaataaaAGGATTTAATTGTTATAAATAGGGCACAAATACTTACAAAATAAGAAGGATTTCAGAGACCTCAAATCCTTGTCAGCAAACATAGATAATAGATTGTCAGTAAACACTACAtgttacattaaaaaaaagctaAGAAGCTAGCACAGCAAAGCTTGAAACTTCTTACTATGATACATACAGCAAATTAAGCATACTACATTAGCATGGACACTAGGATTCCTCACAATTCTCCTCTAGTTGATGTAAGTTTTAACACTAAAGTGAAAGCCCTAAGTCTAATTCTTCTTCATCCTCTTCTTTCTTACTTCCTTCTTGTCTTGGAGAAGAACCCACTACGGTTTTCAACTTTGCTTCATCTTCCATGAAATCTTCACGTTCAAACGAGGGCTTCCAAACTTCAACTTGCTTGTTCTCTTcctcaactttcttcttcttcctcttgcTCTCTACCCCTTCCATTACATCTGAGCCATTCATCAAGCGGAAGCGAGCCTCTCGAATGTTCTTGATAAGAGCAAAAAACTTCTCTATCTTTTGTTCAtcatcctcatcttcttcttcctcaggATTATCATGGcaaatttttctcttcttgcttGCACCCTCCATGTGATGTCTGTAAGACGCTGCTAACTATAAAGCCAAAAGGACACAGAAATTGAGTGTAGAATGCAGTTTCTAGGTTGCTTCTGCGCTGCTTGTTGGAGAGACCTTCAATTATATAAGGTCACGGTCATGATGTTCCATCATGAGCATATTCGTTTTCTTGCTACTCGGAAATGACCAAATGACCATCTGCTTCTAGCTTCTaccctatttttttttgcttagcTCACGGGAAAAAGTctacaatatttaccatttctttatcattgtaaaataattaattccaatttttattaaaacgAAGGGTATGATTCATGTACCCTCAAAATGATGTCAATTCCCTTATCCCATTTGAAAGTAtgttaaactaattaaaatttatcaCCTCAAAAacgtgaagaaaaaaaaaaaaaaaactaaatttattaTGTCTGTAACATTATTGGTATAAAGTATAATTAGGTGAGATTAAAAGctcttaaattaatttttttttaattctttcaacTGCTTACATTTTTATCTTTCAAACTGTTACATTTTACAACTCCATGGTACTTAATTATTcacaatataattattatatgaaaTTCAAACCCAGTTCAAAGtctaagaagaaagaaaatatccCATAAAACTGTCTCATAACAAAAAGAGGTATCATCAGATTGTCTCGTAAGTTAATTTTCCATGGAGGGGCAAAGTAGACCAAGTCAAAAGGATGGGTATTTCAATCAATTTACCAACTTGTGGTTGAGATCCGAATCTTTTCATGCGTCATTCGCAACTATAATATGACGCAATACTGAAGACATCATCAATGGAATTTCCTTagtctctttccttttttctttttcttttttccacaCGTAAAAAAGTTTTCTTCAAGCAATTTTTGGAGTATTGATTgactttttttgtatttggtctctttgttttttctccttACAGTTTTCTCCCTAATTTTTGTTTGACTAAACCTACTGCGTGTTGGCATGTTCCACACTTGTACACTCACACTACATGATGAAacttttcattaattattttttgtcactttttttattccattaattttttttattttctttttctttttcccggtttttcttttgttttttgtccgTGACTCTGTGTACGTATGTGGTAGTAGAATTGTCACTTTTGATGGGAATCCCATTTTGGGACCCCATTCTGCAAAATATAAATTAGCCggactcctttttctttttctttttttcaataatttgataatttggagTTATAAGGGTCAAAACTTgtactattttattaaaattattagaaaatgttaattgaattataaaattttttagaaactttcaattcattttattcaataaaatatatggTTGGCCAATtgcaattttagtttttttttaaggaacaatTGCAATTTTAGTTTTAGAACCATTTATGGGCATGTGGTTCCTGCTAAGAAAATATAAGAGATTATAGTAAGAGAGAGtttataaacacaaaatttgacatctATTAATATGATAGATTTTTagtgattgataaaaaaaaataatgtcaataaTGAGCCcaagggtatgtttggttggggagAAAACATGAAGgatgaaaaatagagagaagaaaataaattagaaaatgacattttttactgtttggttgagaggggaagagggagagaaaagtgGTGGGGTCCACAAGTATTCTCTCCTCTCCCTTCAAAATACAATCTCTctaaattggagagaaaattagagtgaaaagtagaaaaaatatttgaacAGAATTATCCTCACctcttttaatgtttttgactttttctttgtaacgctgctttttgtttttgttttttcttttgacttcTCCTTTATAACgctgtttatttttttatttttttctttctttggttttgcCAGTGGtgggttcttcttcttttccttctttttttttcttaatttttatttttttaagaaaacactTTTTAGATGATTTCTTAtgcaaattttttgaaatatctaCTTTCATctatacacaatttttaaaaaaaaatataattattactttttgctTTATTTAAGAGGGATATGATGGTAAATTTATACCAACCTTATTTTCAATCAAaccaaaaagtttttcatcCCTCAACTTTTCCACCTTCTCAACCAAATACAAatgagaaaaactaaaaaattttcgattcttccatttttttatcctctctctattttctaacttcccacttttctatcattccaaccaaacaaatcttaaaataaaaactagtatAATCTTACCGCAccaacaaatattaaaaatattgtcaattttgtttttggatgcACCGTTACTTTTATTAGTATAGTTAATGACTTCAACGAACTAGtactaatattattaaattattatagtACTCACGAGAACCCCTTGTGAAGTTATAATTGGACTTCAATAAATGCCTTGCAAGTTGCGACTTGTGTTAGGTGAACAGGTCATTGGGTACCATCAAGGTCAGTGGGTCTGCAGTGCTAGTGTGCTCCCCACTCCCCAATCTAGCCGGAAGAAGAAAAGCCTAGGGCCTAGAGTCATACAAAATCAATTAATTGAAGAGTTGTGACGCAGatataacaaattaattgaAGAGTTGTGACGCGGATATGACATATTATCACAACATTTTaagagtttaaaataaaataaaatatgaatattatgaaaattttgtaaaattttattgtatttatagATTTCTCATCATTGAAATATGCTgtaaaagtttatatttattttaaattatttcaataatctattataattttgattttaacgaaaattcaatctaacaaaataaatttccaaTATATAACTTTCAGTATATAACTTAGTTTGGagataaacttttcaaattttttatatatctcttttttttgtgtgaattttgaaaatctaaccattgaatttcatgttccttatgttcttaacatgcatatcaaatttcgttcaaattggatattatttactattcaatcaataaacttattttttatacacaattttagatcataaaaatttgaaattttaacatttgtttgatgagatagcaattgattttttattttcttgaaattttacatgcatgaataatataataagaatatacaatctaacggttagattttcaaaattcacactcaatatcGAGATATATGAGGAGTTTATAgagtttctttccaaactagtttggaaagaaactagtttgaattttccttttgggtttgacttcttctttttgggcttatttcactatgatccttttcagacctcaacatttagccccccgagctcgtgggttgcttGAAGCCCACGCGTGAGTGTTTTAGGTTTCCTAAGATTTTCGCGAGATCTCCTTTTTCTCAACTTCTActgggttcccttccttttttaCTCAGGATCCcggcccttttctgctgcttttggTCACCTCCTTTTTGCGTGTTGCGTTctcttataattattattttttgcaatttcctCTTTGCACGGGATGTGACAGTtgagtatttgaggtaaaacttctctacccacttttctcatTTCCCGTTGCTTCTCATTAATAACCGCTGATTaatcccttcttcaaattaaattttttgacgactggcgcgtctttccataaactgttttccccaactgctatttgcgcTTTTATTGTAGTCAtttcatcttatcactttgcttctctgagtctttcattctttgagtttctttttccttttctcttcttctctgttactcCGGTCTTCCCCCTTTTTGCACTTTCAATCTCCTTCCTTCTCATTGTACGTGTTGTtccaatggcttcttcttcttcccgaaagaggagagagcgtacccccagtccttctgagggtgaaggttcttctggttctgctccgagCGATTCTCGCGAGGTTACCGAacgtccggccttccctttacgggatccttggtattctctcagttcatttttccctcatgtatctcatggtgaggctccttCATCCCTTCATgcttggatgttttctggccaagcgggtttcgctggttccgcccaggttcttgaccctagagagatttttgatcttCAGATTAGACAAGGAATTCGAGAGGCGGTTCCTATCTCCTTTGATTTTGTCCCGGGAAAaattcagggctggcctatcTGGGTAGACAAAgaactgtctgatgctgagtttgtggATCGCTTGGAGCGCaccggtatcctaaaggcagtggctatttccagaaaccttgagggcttcagagatgccaaagggctcaggcatctggtacgtcgttggtgtccttcccttcatacttttttcttttctgctggTGAATTGACAATCACCTTGgaagatgtggttaataacttcctccttcCGGTGTTTGGTGACGAGAGCCCCTTTGATATTAATctttctggtgaggatctcgtggtagaagataaattgtttggtcattttggtggtcgcgctgcctcttctggtggtaagccggctaggatggggagataggtgatgaccctctctcgtgagAAAGATAAAGAAGTGAGGTGGGCTGGTTttctggctttttggcttagcAAATTTTTGTTTAGTGAATTTCCTGGgtacggagttaagtcttccttttttccgttggcaatcaagttggctcgaggtacccaatatcctttggcccctctgtttttgggtcatttttattttcaattggaccagcttcatggagatgagactgagggtgattcttgttatgtgattacttcatctcttcactgtgctatccttcagattttcatgtgggaccgttctgcagctactttggccaagtgcaggaatttgaaatttgtgaaggacaaattctaaggatcccccgacatagtgaagggtctttgtggcaattctactgATTCCTTTCCCATTAtctttcgttggattagcttgaaaggtggtggcctcaatcttgtggaaTTATTTGACCAAGCAAGGAACTTACATTGGAGATCCCCTGGTGAGTTTGGTCttggctttgcgtgtgattctgtattgtcttcttttttatcttctacaggtaatacctttgacttgcatcgtggtgatgagggcagtctggcttatcttgcctgcattagcccctcttggcttcctgtgccttcttcaagtggcccaaaatatactcattattcagcacaccgggtgctccgacagtttggttttgatcaggacattcctccagtttttaaggaCGTGGTGC
The sequence above is drawn from the Quercus lobata isolate SW786 chromosome 12, ValleyOak3.0 Primary Assembly, whole genome shotgun sequence genome and encodes:
- the LOC115971988 gene encoding uncharacterized protein LOC115971988; amino-acid sequence: MEGASKKRKICHDNPEEEEDEDDEQKIEKFFALIKNIREARFRLMNGSDVMEGVESKRKKKKVEEENKQVEVWKPSFEREDFMEDEAKLKTVVGSSPRQEGSKKEEDEEELDLGLSL